DNA from Quercus lobata isolate SW786 chromosome 1, ValleyOak3.0 Primary Assembly, whole genome shotgun sequence:
GAAACgaaaaataggggaaaaaatgTGACTTATTTTCAGTTGGGATAAACAATGGTGTCATTCTCGTATGCTCAGTAAATACATGGGGCCTCACCCAATAAATAAACGCTCACAAAACCTACCATTAAAGTAGTGAAACTTGATCAATCCTAAACCTACTCCGGAGACCAACCTATCTAAGAAGAGTATGCCACACAACAGGCTGTATGAAATCTACTGGTACTTGTGGATTTGTTATATCTACAAAAACGTGCTCAAAGGCAATTGATCCATAATCATGGAGAACTGAGGCAGTATTTGTCATAACcattcatgtatatatatatatatacttttaggAGGTTGGAGCTGCATTTACAGACAGAGAAGGCTATAGAAAACGAGTGGTATGAAAGCATTGTCAAGTTGTGCTGTGTATGCCTCCAACAAACCACAGACTGTCACGGCTAGGAGAAGAGACAACCAATGCTGCAAAAAGTTGACATGGACACATCGACAAATGCATCAATAACCCAAACAAAACAGATCCATCAAgttatattaacaaaattaatccaactattttaatttatgtttctggctttgtttcatcttttttttggtttgggagGGGGGAGAAAGGTGAAGGGGAAAGAAGAGGGCAAAGGGATTTTAAAAATGGTACAACAGGAGCATGAATAAGTCGACGAGTCTTAATTTTGAACCCAAAACCCTtaagacataaaaaaaaatcatccaagcATCTTGGCATGAAACCTCTTAAGTAACAGTATTCTTGTAATATGGGCACATAAAAAGGGTATGCAGCACATTCTCCAATTAGTAAAAACCAGACGAACCTGGATTGGATACATGAGAATGGTGCATCTTGGTCAAAGACTAACCTAGTTGCCTTGACTTTAAATTTATTAAGccaatttaaacatttgatgctttttatagaagaaaaaatcaattgattcAGGCAGTTCAGTTATTTAAGCAAATTAAGTCCAATAAAGCCACAAGCAAGAGAGTGTGAGGGAGAGAGGACCTGGGTAAAAATATATCCAGTAGATGCTAGAAGTGGAAGCAGAATTGAGCAAGCAGCCAGCATAGACGTTATACCAGCTGCAGTCCCTTCAATAGTTTTCTCTAGTGATCAGAAAGAGTGCCACATATGTCAGCAAATTAGCCCTATTAAGCAAAATAagtaaattaaaagaaattaaaggatGGAATAGACAGGGTCAAAGGGTGAGGGGACTTACTGCCAGTTTTACTCCACCTGAGGACACCATACTTGTGGCCAACCATTGACGCCTGGAGCATAACCATAGTTATGTTTTCATAATGAGATACAACTAAAAGAATAGTATGATGGTAGTCATACAGAATGCATGGTAGATCTTATCATTAAATAGTTTTCTTATAGCATACTTCTGCCAAATACATGTTCACAATTCTTCTCATCAATGTTATTTCGCTTGTCATTTCTTGGATTAGCAAATCACTTAGCAATACCATAGTGTAATAATAAATTGGGTTTGCAATTGTCTTTTACAAAGAAGAATCATTCTGCTCTAGATCTATATGCCAAACCGcaagatcaaaagatctacatGCCAAATTGACCACAGGCATTGCACCAGGAGTAAGATTGTTGTCATAAAAAGTCAACTGTTAGAAGTTTTATTTATAGCAATGACAACCAAAAATGAGGAATGCCTTGACTCCTTTCAAAGGGACTTTGGTTATAAGGAAGAAAGAAGATCTATGGCTTCTGGACAAGTACATAAAGGTGTACAGCAAGAAAACTGCTCTAGATCTTTTTGAGGTACCTTTTCTATAACGTctcttcaataaaaaaattcattatactTCTATTGGACGAAACAATTTTAACGACGACAGTGACAGTGAATGCTTTCAGGGAATGTACTGATAACATCATTTCCCTCATTACAACAACATCATCATTTAAAAACCTGTACTTCAACGTGTTCCACAAGTAAATTCCACTTCCCTACTAACAGAAGTAAACCTGAAGTCAAagttaaaaatgataataataatactacaaataaacaataaaagtaactGAAAAATGCAGTATAGCTTGCAAATCTCCCTCCAAAATTTAACCTTACACATGATGACTCATTTTTTAAAGTCATAAAAGGCCAACAACTTAAGAATCTAACTTATTTTGCATTGACTACCttcttcagtcaaaaaaaaaaaaaaaaaaacttattttgcatTGTTTAATTCTCAccatatatcatatatgcatAATAGATAATGCACCTTGAATCCTATTATGCATAAAtcaaagatgatgatgataatacaaataaacaataaaagtaattGAAAAATGCAGTATAGCTTGCAAATCTCCCTCCAAAATTTAACCTTACACATGAtgactcattttttaaatttatgaaagGCCAACAACTTAAGAATCTAACTTATTTTGCACTGTTTAATTCGCACCGTATTTCATATATTCATAATAGATAAGGCACCTTGAATCCTATTAAGCAAGCTTTCTAGTAAATATATTGGACCTTGACATGTTATTTGATAAATTTAATGGTCTGAAATATTAAAGCATTTATAGAAATCAACATAATAATACATGGCAACAAGCAGACTCACCATTGTATCTCCAATTCCAAGACTCAAAATTCCGGCAAAAGGGGCAAGTGGTCGATCATTGAATCCAGAAGACATCCAAATTGGAAGTGCGCAACccaataagagagagaaatggctAAAAAAGCAGATaacataaagaaagaagaattaaaaactGTATGTATCAAACATATGCTTCACAGGTTTCAGCTACATGGAAAATAACATGCCATACCTTACAATAAGAAGATCAGAATCACGATGGTCTGTGAAAGCATTCATAAATTGATGTACAAGTTGTCCCAAAGGCCAAATTCTCCACACCTggctaaaaaaatatagttatgGAAGATCAACCAAAgctataacaaaaaattaaaccagTTTCACTGTTTGCAAGAAACACTAATACCCATCTTATAAGTTGTCAAAAACATGGTCATAGCAAGTTTACATCACTTTGGAGAGATACAGGCCAGAAAGGACTAACTGGCCCAAATGAAACAATTAGTAAAGTCATTTTTGTTTATGgaataagaaaaataacaaaattttccacATCAATTACTGTGGCTGGATGGTGAACTTACTCGAATAATTTCTATCACCAAGAAAACTGCCAGAGCTGCACCAAATGCTAGATCAAGAAACTTTGGCTGAAAAGCAAATGCCAGTCAGCAGTATTATTAAACAAACCATTACTAGAATGGGCTAGCACAAAAGATGATCCTCCATAGTCCTAATCACCTGGAAGATAAGAGCAGGCAGAAACATTGAAACAGCCATCAGATGGTAGTATTTTCGGAGAAGAATCCTTTCAATCTTACTATTCTTCGAAATGTTGTAGAACCGCAAAACGGACACATATATCACACACACCCAGTACATACATAAAGATAGTCTTTTCAGTGGCTCTGAAAAAACAAACGAGATTACCCTGTCAAAAAAGATATGGTGCAAACATAAGAAGACAATCTGAGGAATGGCCAGATAATGGTGATGTAAACTGATTTACAGACATAGCAtaggataaaaaattaaagacttGGAGTCATTTCACCAAGCAAATCATCCAAATGTCTCAGGAAACTTAGCATGAGGAAAAGCATTCAAGTAATCATTGTGACATATACAGTCAATAGCATGGATTACTAGTAAAATTTCAATGTAAATTATGATTCTCACCCCCATAATAAGGAGTTTCCAATGAGGGATTAAAGACAAGAGGGGGACATAATGCCATCCAATGAGAATTTTACAACATAAAAAGAAAGCTAGATGCCATGGAGAATGTTCCACACAGCACATGAGCTTCTAAATAGAAAGCTGCTGGCAATTCTCCCTTGTCTAGGTCTGTTAACAGTAGGAGAACTACCCCATCAAAGTTAGTGGCCAAAGATGCTTCATTCTCCCTTTTCCAATGGTCTGAAGCTGGCTTTAGCCAACCCTAAGTGCCGACTCCTAGAAATTCTCTCTTGCCTCGTGTTGAATCCTAGGTTATCTCacctttaattttctattttttcaatttattgtagcattgttttggttttgtcctACATCACCTAGAGCTTCAATCAATCAAGTTGTACCAGAAAATCATGATAGGGTGAGTGACCACATAGTTCCAGTTGATGATAAAGAAATATGAGATGATGCTTCTCTTGATGCTGAATAGTTGAAACTGGAACATACCAAGATTCTAAGATCAAGTTGATTAGCTTGTTGATGCAAATAAAGCACTCAAAATTTATATGGATGGAACTAAcaaccttttgttttttttatcagcatagaaagaaattattttattgggatAACGAGACAATCTCATTTGTAATGGCGAAGTTATTAATTGTGAAAACAATTTGCAAATTTAATAAGTGAACATTCAAGTTGAAAAACttatggaaaaggaaaaaaagtttcCAAAAAACTGAGGGAAATGAATAGTTCTTTAATATCTTATATTAGCCAAGAGAAGCTTCAATCTTTACACACAACATTCTTTTGTTTTGGcaagttacacatgcacctcTTAAACGCATGACCTCACCCTCATCCCACTACTCGGAAAGTGTCAATTAAGTTATAGGTCATTGGCTCTCCACACAACAATCATAGCACACACAACCTTATCATGATATGACTATTTATTCAATATCGTTGTGCAACAGTCCATGACAAGAAATTGACATTCAAGAAGACCAATctattcaattaattaaaatttaaaacactgCAGCACAAACTGACTTGAATCCCTAAGGCCTAGTGCTGTAAATATCTTTATAATTTAAGTACTAGCAGTCTAGCACCATAATGACACTAAGGGAGCAGCTTATATTTTCTGCTGGAATACAATAGCAAAGCATGCTAATCCATGCATCATCAAATACCAGCACATGATACTCTATCTCCTCATGGTTCATGAAAACAACGCTAACTACTCAATTACCCCATTACCACCAAATCAATTTGATGATATGTTGATAACACAACGTGTAGAAGAAAAACAAGCATCATATTCAGTTATGTGTTGATAGAAGTAATACCATAAAAATGGATGCACGCTAAAATCCTGAGCAAACTGCATCCATGATGGGATTATCACAATCAAGATAAATCCAAGGGATGCAAAGAATATAAGAGATTTCCCTATCTCATATGTTCTTGATTCAGAGTGAGCACTACTTGAAGAGCATTCCCATATTCGAAGAACAAATTTAAAGACCattggaaaaagaagaaggcctAGTAGCACCCCCTGCATCAAAAGAAGAACCTTAGCTATCGAATTACatcaattataatcattttcGTCGCTTTAAAAGAATCATACCTGAATAATTATGCCTATTTCACTTCTCTTGACTCCATAC
Protein-coding regions in this window:
- the LOC115980838 gene encoding dolichol kinase EVAN isoform X1, producing MAAAAILNGERVVVVLFIGLVLFSLPLSLLLQGVALSLLALSALFIEIRAEDDASSSSSLSLFKTRPGASSGIFLGAVTLPVVMLSKLIQLSRALSLRQVPLEELEYLTMQYWATSASSLSVLVFLCMVIWRSPDHTRPPYSRSIMDAKLSLSGTVLFAVVCCVSIAATSHTRFHAVLRLLWVLLHGLAAVKLIQHVLSTFPSCASIGEALLVTAGIVLYFGDMLACTIAKVTGYLISLELVSVQYGVKRSEIGIIIQGVLLGLLLFPMVFKFVLRIWECSSSSAHSESRTYEIGKSLIFFASLGFILIVIIPSWMQFAQDFSVHPFLWVISFVFSEPLKRLSLCMYWVCVIYVSVLRFYNISKNSKIERILLRKYYHLMAVSMFLPALIFQPKFLDLAFGAALAVFLVIEIIRVWRIWPLGQLVHQFMNAFTDHRDSDLLIVSHFSLLLGCALPIWMSSGFNDRPLAPFAGILSLGIGDTMASMVGHKYGVLRWSKTGKKTIEGTAAGITSMLAACSILLPLLASTGYIFTQHWLSLLLAVTVCGLLEAYTAQLDNAFIPLVFYSLLCL
- the LOC115980838 gene encoding dolichol kinase EVAN isoform X2, producing the protein MAAAAILNGERVVVVLFIGLVLFSLPLSLLLQGVALSLLALSALFIEIRAEDDASSSSSLSLFKTRPGASSGIFLGAVTLPVVMLSKLIQLSRALSLRQVPLEELEYLTMQYWATSASSLSVLVFLCMVIWRSPDHTRPPYSRSIMDAKLSLSGTVLFAVVCCVSIAATSHTRFHAVLRLLWVLLHGLAAVKLIQHVLSTFPSCASIGEALLVTAGIVLYFGDMLACTIAKVTGYLISLELVSVQYGVKRSEIGIIIQGVLLGLLLFPMVFKFVLRIWECSSSSAHSESRTYEIGKSLIFFASLGFILIVIIPSWMQFAQDFSVHPFLWVISFVFSEPLKRLSLCMYWVCVIYVSVLRFYNISKNSKIERILLRKYYHLMAVSMFLPALIFQPKFLDLAFGAALAVFLVIEIIRVWRIWPLGQLVHQFMNAFTDHRDSDLLIVSHFSLLLGCALPIWMSSGFNDRPLAPFAGILSLGIGDTMASMVGHKYGVLRWSKTGRLIC